In a genomic window of Aedes albopictus strain Foshan unplaced genomic scaffold, AalbF5 HiC_scaffold_203, whole genome shotgun sequence:
- the LOC109426042 gene encoding peptide methionine sulfoxide reductase, producing MVATHNLIATERVEKIEAQPLHHVNIPYEKATFGMGCFWGCDSLFGATKGVLRTSVGYSGGTTPAPVYRNMGDHTEVIEIHYDPTVLNFSDLLDLFWNNHEYGLTTRIKRQYMSLILYHNEEQRRISEESRAEEQIKRAPEKIITEIAPAGIFYPAEDYHQKYRLQGHRELAKSIGLTPELLHKSHVAARLNGYLIGVGGLDQFEKDTDRLGLNTDQAQYVRDYVRENEGGGIFC from the exons ATGGTCGCAACG CACAATCTAATCGCCACTGAGAGGGTGGAGAAAATCGAGGCTCAACCATTGCATCATGTGAACATCCCCTACGAGAAGGCCACCTTCGGAATGGGATGTTTCTGGGGTTGTGACTCGTTGTTTGGTGCAACCAAGGGTGTTCTGCGAACTAGTGTTGGATACTCCGGAGGTACCACTCCGGCTCCGGTCTACAGAAATAT gggtGATCATACCGAGGTGATCGAGATTCACTACGATCCCACTGTGCTCAACTTCTCGGACCTGTTGGATCTGTTCTGGAACAACCACGAGTACGGTCTGACGACCCGCATCAAGCGCCAGTACATGTCGCTGATCCTGTACCACAACGAGGAACAACGTCGCATTTCGGAAGAAAGTCGTGCCGAGGAGCAGATCAAGCGAGCCCCGGAAAAGATCATTACCGAAATTGCACCTGCTGGCATTTTTTATCCCGCTGAAGA CTATCACCAAAAATACCGTCTTCAAGGTCACCGCGAGTTGGCGAAGAGCATTGGCTTGACGCCCGAGCTGCTCCACAAGTCGCATGTGGCGGCGCGTCTGAATGGCTACCTGATCGGAGTTGGCGGTCTGGACCAGTTCGAGAAGGATACCGACCGGCTGGGACTGAACACCGATCAGGCGCAGTATGTGCGCGATTACGTGCGCGAGAACGAGGGAGGCGGCATTTTCTGCTAA
- the LOC109426043 gene encoding peptide methionine sulfoxide reductase-like isoform X1, translating into MVYDGTINSIDNFSSILIHNIHKLSPCNIIKMLYLKTKPLHHVDTPFETATFGMGCYWGCDSLFGATKGVLRTRVGYAAGTTENPRSKHVGDHVEVIEIHFDPKEISYKQLLEMFWNNHEYRASARLKREYMSMIMYHSEEHRQQAEASKVEQQAKEGDEVVVTEIVPESHLYPAANHNQKYRLQGHEDLAKGLDLTPELLQTSHVAARLNGYLVGVGGLDQFEAEVGKLGLTEEQAQYVRNYLIQNEGGALSC; encoded by the exons ATGGTTTATGATGGAACCATCAACAGTATAGacaatttttcaagtattttaatACATAACATACATAAACTTAGCCCGTGCAACATAATCAAGATGTTATATCTTAAG ACTAAACCACTGCACCATGTGGATACCCCCTTCGAGACGGCCACTTTCGGAATGGGCTGCTACTGGGGCTGTGATTCCCTGTTCGGGGCTACCAAGGGGGTTTTGAGAACCCGAGTTGGTTATGCCGCTGGAACCACGGAGAATCCGAGAAGCAAGCATGT AGGTGATCACGTCGAAGTGATCGAGATCCATTTTGATCCCAAGGAGATCTCCTACAAGCAATTGTTGGAGATGTTTTGGAACAACCATGAATATCGGGCATCGGCGCGTTTGAAACGGGAGTACATGAGCATGATAATGTATCACAGCGAGGAGCATCGACAGCAGGCAGAAGCTAGCAAAGTCGAGCAACAAGCCAAGGAAGGAGATGAAGTTGTTGTCACGGAAATCGTTCCAGAAAGCCATCTGTATCCGGCAGCGAA TCATAATCAAAAATATCGGTTACAAGGACATGAGGACCTGGCCAAGGGTCTAGATTTGACGCCGGAGTTGTTGCAAACATCCCACGTAGCTGCAAGGCTGAACGGATATTTGGTAGGAGTCGGTGGATTGGACCAGTTCGAAGCGGAAGTCGGCAAGCTGGGATTGACTGAGGAACAGGCTCAATATGTGCGCAATTATCTCATCCAAAATGAAGGAGGTGCTCTATCTTGTTGA
- the LOC109426043 gene encoding peptide methionine sulfoxide reductase-like isoform X2 yields the protein MTKPLHHVDTPFETATFGMGCYWGCDSLFGATKGVLRTRVGYAAGTTENPRSKHVGDHVEVIEIHFDPKEISYKQLLEMFWNNHEYRASARLKREYMSMIMYHSEEHRQQAEASKVEQQAKEGDEVVVTEIVPESHLYPAANHNQKYRLQGHEDLAKGLDLTPELLQTSHVAARLNGYLVGVGGLDQFEAEVGKLGLTEEQAQYVRNYLIQNEGGALSC from the exons ATG ACTAAACCACTGCACCATGTGGATACCCCCTTCGAGACGGCCACTTTCGGAATGGGCTGCTACTGGGGCTGTGATTCCCTGTTCGGGGCTACCAAGGGGGTTTTGAGAACCCGAGTTGGTTATGCCGCTGGAACCACGGAGAATCCGAGAAGCAAGCATGT AGGTGATCACGTCGAAGTGATCGAGATCCATTTTGATCCCAAGGAGATCTCCTACAAGCAATTGTTGGAGATGTTTTGGAACAACCATGAATATCGGGCATCGGCGCGTTTGAAACGGGAGTACATGAGCATGATAATGTATCACAGCGAGGAGCATCGACAGCAGGCAGAAGCTAGCAAAGTCGAGCAACAAGCCAAGGAAGGAGATGAAGTTGTTGTCACGGAAATCGTTCCAGAAAGCCATCTGTATCCGGCAGCGAA TCATAATCAAAAATATCGGTTACAAGGACATGAGGACCTGGCCAAGGGTCTAGATTTGACGCCGGAGTTGTTGCAAACATCCCACGTAGCTGCAAGGCTGAACGGATATTTGGTAGGAGTCGGTGGATTGGACCAGTTCGAAGCGGAAGTCGGCAAGCTGGGATTGACTGAGGAACAGGCTCAATATGTGCGCAATTATCTCATCCAAAATGAAGGAGGTGCTCTATCTTGTTGA